One bacterium genomic window, ATAGCGACATGCTTGCGCAGCAGCGAGAACAGGATCAGCGAGACGAACATTCCCACACCCGCCGCGGCAAAGGCAAAGCCCCAGCCGAAATTCGTGCGCATGTACGAGGCCACCAGCGGCGAGAACAGCGCGCCGACATTGATGCCCATGTAAAAGATATTGTAAGCTTCGTCGCGCTTCTCGGGACGGTCGCGGTACAGATTGCCCAGCAACGTGGAGATGTTCGGCTTGAACAGTCCGTTGCCGATGATCACGCAGGAGAGCCCCGCAAAGAATGCGGGCAGCGGCGGCAGCGCCAGCAGGAAATAGCCCGCGCCCATAAACACCGCGCCGAGCAGAATCGCCCGGCTGAAACCCAGCCAGCGGTCGGCCAGCAAGCCTCCGGCCAGCGGTGTGAAATAGACCAGCGCAATGTACGCGCCGTAAATCTGGCCCACGGTGGCGGTGCTGAAGCCGAGGCTCTCATTCATGTACAGCGACAGAATGGAGAGCATGCAGTAGAAACCGAAACGCTCCCACATTTCCGTGAAGAACAGCACATACAATCCGGCGGGGTGTTTGTGCTTGACAGGTGGAGCGACCGCAGTGAGAGTGGAACTCTGGGTCATGGTGTGATCTCCGTGCCGAAGGTAAGGCGGGCGGGTTTTGTCAGCGCAGATAGAGGATTTTTTGTGTGATGGTGTCGTGGTCGGTATCCAGCCGGACCAGATAAATACCGCTGGCCGCGCGCTGCGGTGACCACACCGCGCGTTGCGTTCCCGCGGAAAATGGCCTGCTGACCAGATCCGCCACGCGGCGGCCCATGATGTCGAACACGCTCAGGTGAACCGTGCCGGCAACGGGCAGCTCATAGGACAGCGTCACGTCATTATTGAAGGGATTGGGATAAGCATGCAGGTTGATGCGGTTGGGCAGCAGGTCGCGCGCAGGGCCGGCCTCCGCCGTGAAGGATTGAATCTCTGAAGAGAACGGCGATGGAAAGCCCGCCGCATTGGAGCGGGAAATGGAGAAACCGTAGATGACAGCCTGATCGGCAACGGTGTAGCTGAACTCGCGGCCCGTGCCCAGATCTACAATGGAGTCGAAATCCGAGCTGTAGTAGTTGCGGATGGCCAGAAAGAAGTGCCCGCCTTGGGGAAGGGCTACGCTGTCGGGAATCTGTCCGTGCAGCAGCGTGGCATTTTCCCAGTTCAGGAGCGGCGGTGCGGGACGGGCGGGAGATTGCAGCATGGTCAGCAGTCCGCCAAAGGTGACCATCGCCACCTTGCGCGCATAGCTGCACGACATGTTGCCGATCACATCATTGGGGTTGTGCTGAAAGGCGAGGTCTTCATTGCGCTCGATCACGCGCAACGCCGGAAAGCCCGCGGCGGAAAAGCTCAAATGGTCGCTGCCCCGTCCGGGGCGGTCGGCGGCGGCAATCAGGTGCATGTCGAAGTCCGGCACGTAGCTCTCCCCCACCCAGCGCAGATACCGCTGCAACTGACGCGAAGGGCTGGAGGTGCCGCCCTGATCGGACGCGCCGTCCGCATAGAGCCGCACCGAAGAAGAATCCACCGCGCCATTGGCCAGCGCAATGTGGCCGATCATGTCCATGCAGATCATCCCGTCCACGCGCTCTTGCTGCGTAGCCATCTCGTTCGCCAGGGCCGCGCTGCCATAGAGGCCCTCTTCCTCGCCCGTAAACCAGATCACATCGAGGTTGTGGGCAAAGGAATCCGGCAGCACGCGCAGCAGTTCGAGAAAGGCCGCACACGAACTGCCGTTGTCGTCCGCGCCGGGAGCAAGGCTGGTGACGTCGCTGATGTTGGCCGCGCGGGAATCGAGATGTCCGCCGATCAGGTACCGCACCGAGTCATTTTCCGTACCCACAACATGGCACATCACATTATGCCGCACAACCGGCTGCCCGCCCCAGCTTTGCGTGTACGGAACCAGCTCGAAGTAACGTCCGTCCGTGCCGAAGCTGCCGGCCTTCGCCCTTACCCACCCCATCGCCGCGCCGATGCCCACGGTGCCACTGGCGGTATCGCTGTAGGTGTGCCGTGTGTGAAAGGATGAAAGCTGCTCGATATACGCCCGCAGGCTATCCGCGCTGATCTGGTTGACCACGGCCTGAATGGACGCGCTGGGCGGATACGGCGGAGCCGCTCCAAATGCTGAGAGGCTGAAAAGCTGAAAGGCTGTAAGGAAGAGGAGAAGAGCAGTGCGCATAGGACATCCGAGATAGGGACATGGCCTGCCATGTCTATTTCTGTCACCAACATGTGGGGCGTGGCCGGATGGAACCGGCCACCTAATCAGCGTGCTGGGGAGAAGTTTTTATCCTTCCAAGGCCAGAAAGAACGGCTGCTCGAGAGCCTCGCAGATCCAGCGGAGGAACCGTGCACCATCCGCGCCGTCGATCACGCGATGATCATAGGACAGTGACAGCGGCAGCAGCAGGCGAGGTTCGAACTTGTCCTCTTTCCACACCGGCTCCATCGCGCCGCGGCTGATGCCGAGGATCGACACCTCCGGCCAGTTGATGATGGGCGTGAAGTGCGTGCCGCCGATGGTGCCGAGATTGGTAATCGAGAACGTGCCGCCTTCGAGGTCCGCCGGCTTCAGTTCGCGCTTATGGGCGCGTTCGGTAAGCTTGGCCAGTTCCACGGACAGATCCAGAATATTCTTCTTGTCCGCGTCGCGGATTACAGGCACCAACAGGCCGCGCTCCGTATTCACCGCCACGCCGACATTCACATAGTCCTTGGCAATGATCGCCCGCGCGGGCATGTCCACACTGGTGTTGAAGCGCGGGAACTGCCGTAACGCGGAAGCTACCACCTTCAGCAGCACGGCAGTCACGGTGAGTTTGCCGCCCATCTGCTCGACATTGGCCGCATACCGCTTGCGCAGCACATCCAGTTCGGTGACGTCCGCATGATCATACTGCGTGACCTGCGGAATGGTGGTCCAGGCGCGCGTCAGATGCTCGGCGGTGGCCTGCCGCACGCTGGTCATGGGCTTGCGTTCGACGTTGCCCCAGCGGGAGAAGTCCGGCAACTGCGCGGCGGCGCCCATAGTGGGAGCAATCGGTCGCGGCGCTTGCGCGGTTTTCAAATCCTCTTCGGTAATCCGTCCGCCCGAGCCGCTGCCCTTGACGGTGGAGAGATCGATTCCGCGTTCGCGCGCCATGCGGCGCACAATCGGCGAGGCGGGAATATCCACTCCGTCGCGCGAACCGCCATTAGATGCTGTTCCCGGCGCGGGCGAGGCCGGTGCCGGTTGCCGCAGTTGCGGCGAGACATGATCGCGCGCGGGCGGTACGCTGCGTTCGACTTGCGGCGGACGCTCCTTCTCGGGCTCCGGCGCGGGCACAGCTTCCACCTTGGAAATATCGGCGGACGCATCGGTTTCAATCTTCACTAAGGGCTGGCCGACGGTGACCTTCTCGCCTTCCTTGGTCAGAATGGCCGCTACGCGCCCGGCGGTATTGGAGGGAACCTCCACCACCGCCTTGCCGGTTTCCAATTCCACCAGCGGCTGCTCGGCACGGATCTCATCGCCCACCTTCACCATCATCCGCACCACGTCACCGCTGTCAATGCCTTCCCCTAAATCCGGCAGCTTAAAATCCACTAACATGACTGTCTCCGCGTATAGTCTTGAATGAAATGTTCGTTGGTATGTATGTTCCTTTTCAGAGATGCAGGATCTCTTCGTGATGGCCACTAGCCAGCACGCTCCCGCTGCTGGATTCATTGGATGCACCACGCGGGAGCGTGGCGCGTAGTGGGATTTGGAAAGAACCCCCTTCTGATTCCCCCTTTTTCAAAGGGGGAAGGGCAGATCGGGTCTCCCCCCGTTTACGGGGGGTAAGGGGGGTCGGGTCTCCCCCCTTAGCATAAGGGGGGACTAAGGGGGGTTCCGTTCCCGGTCAGTGTTGCGACGCCGGAATGGCATCGGCAATCATCGTGGTGGCAACCACTTCGAAAAGCGACATCGCGGGCTCAACACCGAGCTTGCGGAACATCAGCACGCCGCGCGGCGTGCCCGCCTTGCGTACGGCGTCGAAGTCGTCGCGGGTGTTCCACACACCCATCAGCCGCCAGACGTTGACGTCTTCATCGCTCTGCAACAGAAGGCTCTGCACCGGTGTCTGTCCCGGCACGGAGTTCTTAACCAGTTCCTGATAGGCCGCCTTCAGTTCATTCCACTGTCTCGGAGAGACTTCCGCTTCCAATACGGTTAGCACCATGATTAGATCTCCTGTTACTGCGTTTCATATCTATTCAGACCGTTCCATTATCGCTTCACACTGACCGCCACACCGTCGCCTATGGGCAAAAAGACGGTGTCTAAATCGCCCCGCGCTGCAAGCGGGAATATCCATCACCGGAAACAGAATATCATCGGTGACCAGCAGCCCGCGCAACCCGCCCGTTATGATCCCGGCATGGTTTCGGCCGGGTTGTGTTCTCGGTGGATGTAAAAATGCGATCCGGCTCAACCCGGCTCGGCAGGGGTTGGGGATGCAGGGATTGGGATGTGCGGTGGTTGTTGCGCGGGAGGGTTGCGCGTGTTGCCTTGTTCAAGCGGCAAGATTTTGCGCTTAACCCTCCCCTACACCCCGTCTTCTTTCAGCCTTTTCTCCGATCACGCCTTCACCGGCTCTTCCTTTTCCGGGTCGATCTGCAAGTCCTTGATGGCCTGCGCCAGGACATTGGCTTTGAGCTTGCCAGCGCGGAAGAGCTGATACAGCGCGGCATAGGTCACATAGCGGCGATCCACTTCGAAGAAGGCCCGCAGGGAATCGCGGCCATCGGAGCGGCCAAAGCCGTCGGTGCCCAAAGAGTGCAGCGGGCCGGGCAAATACGCCGAGATCGAATCGGGCAGCGCCTTCACATAGTCGCTGGCCGCCACAAAGGGCTGAGTTGATCCGGCAAACAGGCCGCTGACATAGGGCACGCGCGGCTTGTCCGAGGGATGCAGCATGTTCCAACGGTCGGCGGACATGGCATCATAGTAGAGCGACTTGTAACTGGTCACGCTCCACACATCGGCAGAAACACCGTACTTTTCCGCCAGCATCTCTTGTGCATGCACCACTTCATTCAGAATGGTGCCGCTGCCCAAAAGATGCAGGTCCGGTTTGGCATTCGGCTCGAGCGGACCGCGAAGCCTGTACGCGCCGCGCAGGATTCCCTCTTCGGAGCCGTCGGGCATGGCCGGCTGCGCGTAGTTCTCGTTCATCACGGTGATGTAATAGAACAACGATTCCTGATCGGTGTACATCCGCTTCATGCCGTCGCGGATGATCACCGCCAATTCATAGGCATAGGCCGGATCGTAGGCGAGGAGCGTGGGATGCGGATAGACCAGCAGATGGCTGTGCCCGTCCTGATGCTGCAAGCCTTCTCCGGCCAGCGTGGTCCGTCCCGCCGTGGCGCCGATCAAAAAGCCGCGCGTGCGAATATCACCCGCCGCCCACAGCAGGTCACCGATGCGTTGCGGTCCGAACATCGAATAGAGCAGAAAGAACGGAATCACCGGCAGGCCGTGGTTGGCATAGCTGGTGCCTGCCGCAATGAACGCGCTCATCGCTCCGGCTTCGGTGATGCCTTCTTCGAGGATCTGTCCGTCGGTAGCCTCGCGGTAGTACAAGAGGTTCTCCGCATCCACCGGCTGGTAGAGCTGGCCCATATGGGAGTAGATGCCGAACTGCCGGAAGAGCGATTCCATGCCGAAGGTCCGCGCTTCATCGGGGACAATCGGCGCAATCAGCTTGCCGAGCTTGGGATCCCGCAGCAGCTTGGCGATAATCCTCACCATCACCATGGTGGTGGAGACTTCGCGGCCTTCCGTGCCCTTGTAGAACTCATCCATAAAGTCGGAAGGCAGCAGATCGAGTCCCGGACAACTGACAATCCGCTTGGGAGCAAAGCCGCCCAGCCGCGCGCGGGTCTCGCGCATATAGACCATCTCGGGGCTGTCTTCCGGCGGCTTGAAGTAGGGAACCGTGTCCTCGGAGCCGCGGGGAATCTCGATCTGGAAACGGTCGGCGAATTCGCGCACCGCCTGCGTCTCCAGCTTCTTCTGCTGATGGGCCACATTGCGCGCCTGGCCGGCTTCTCCGAGGCCATAGCCTTTTATGGTCTTGGCCAATATAACCGTAGGGCTTCCTCTGTGCTCCACCGCCGCCTTGTAAGCGGCATAGACCTTCAGCGGATCATGGCCGCCGCGCCGCATGCGCTGGATCTGGTCATCGGAGAGATTCTCCACCATCTTCAGAAGACGCGGATCGGTGCCGAAGAAATGCTCGCGGGTGTAGCTGCCCGGTTCCACCGAATACTTCTGATAATCGCCGTCGAGGGCATCTTCCATCCGCCGCAGCAGGGCGCCGTCATGGTCTTGCTCCAGCAACGGATCCCAGTCTTCTCCCCAGATGACCTTGATCACATTCCAGCCTGCGCCACGGAACACCGCTTCCAGTTCCTGAATCACCTTGCCGTTGCCGCGCACCGGGCCATCCAGCCGCTGCAAATTGCAGTTGACCACAAAAATCAGATTGTCCAACTTCTCGCGTCCGGCAAGAGAGATTGAGCCGAGAGCTTCGGGTTCATCGCACTCGCCGTCGCCCATAAAGCACCAGATCTTCTGCTGGGAGACAGACTTCAGACCGCGATCCTGCAAATAGTGATTGAACTGCGCCTGATAGATCGCCATGATCGGCCCGAGGCCCATCGACACCGTGGGAAATTCCCAGAAGTCCGGCATCAGCCACGGATGCGGATAGGAGGACAGTCCGCCGCCGGGAGCCAGTTCCGCCCGGAAATTGTCCAGATCATCTTCGGTCAGGCGGCCAATTAAGAAGGCGCGGGAATAGATGCCCGGAGAGGAGTGCCCCTGAAAATAGATCAGGTCTCCGCCCGATGGATCATTCTTGCCTCTAAAGAAGTGGTTGTAACCGATCTCGTAGAGGGTGGCGATGGACTGGTAGGTGGAAATGTGCCCGCCGATCACCGGGTCACGGCGATTGGCCCGCACCACCATGGCCAGAGCATTCCAGCGGGTGAGGCTTTTGATCCGCCGCTCCATCTCCCGGTCTCCGGGAAAAGGCGGCTGATTCTCCAGAGGGATGGTATTGACATAGGGTGTGTTCAGCGTCATGGTGACGGGCACACCCTGCCGTTCGGCATAGCCGCGCACCCGGCGCAGCAGTTCTCCGGCGTGCTGGGCACCTTCCGACTTCAGCACATAATCATAAGAATCAATCCATTCACGCAGTTCGGTGGGGTCCAGATCAATGGTGTGGCCATCCCGGCCATTCCGCTCTATCGGGCTCTTGTGGGTAATGTCATTCATAAGGGGTACGGTAGTTTCTAAAACACGGTTTGATTAAGTACGGCGGCGTAACCTGAAGGTCAATGTCCACAGGGCTCCGCAAGCTTTGAAATATAAGGATCTCAAGGCGGAAGGTCAAATGGGAGGCACTTGCTCAAGTTTGTTCTTTCACGCGGCGTGGCTCGTATGGGTTTCCCATCCCGGCACCTGTTCATAAATTCACAATGCTCGTGCTTTTGAGGATTTTCGTGTGTATATTTTGCTGGCACCCACTACAGCCTATCCTTCGCCGCGGCATGCGTCTGGAGCATTCGCATGCCCGCTTAGGCAGGATTGGGCGCGGCAGGCCCTCTTTGACGGTATCGCCCAGCGGGGCAGGGCCAAGTCCCAAGAGCCCTGCCGCCGCGAAGGTTTGGGCCGTGCTATGAAATAGCAACACCGCAAGATATTCCTTCATGGAGCCCTCATGAAACCCAAAGCCACCACCCGCAAGAGCTGGCGGGAGAAGATGCAGACCGAGCAGCAGCCGAAGATCGTGCAGATTCCGCTCGAAGGTCAAAAGAGAATGGGCGGAGCCACCATGCTGGTCTCCACGCCGCACGATGTGGACGCGATGATCCGCACGGTACCCAAGGGCAAGCTCATCACCTCGGCACAAATGCGCTCCAAGCTTGCGGCAGAGGCCGGAGCCGAGTGCGCCTGCCCGACATCTACCGGGATCTTCATTCGCATTGCCGCCGAGGCTGCCGAAGAAGACCGCGCCGAAGGCAAAACCCGGATTACTCCCTACTGGCGGGTGATCCGGCCCGATGGCAGTCTGAATGAGAAGTTGCCCGGCGGCACGGAGGCACAGGCCTCTTACCTCGAAGCCGAGGGACATTTTATTGAACTTGGTGCGGGCAAGAAGCCTCCCAAAGTGAGGGATTTCGAAAAGAAACTGGTAAAGGCTTAGAACAGAAAGCAGACCCCCGGGGCGGATAGGGCGCTCCAAGGTCTGTTGTGTTCATAACTTGAACAAAAAAGCAAAAAGCAGCTTGCGTTCGGGGCATTTCAGGTGTATATTAGTGCCCGGATGTTCAGATGGATTAACCAAAGGTTTTCCCATATGATGCGCAAACCTTTTCGCATTGCCCCCTGCTCCCTCTTCGGGAGCTTTCTCTGGCCCCCCAATGTCCGGCGGACACCTTATGAGGCCTATCATGATCTCCTCAGGCGGGCCAGCCTGTATCCGAGCACGGTCCGGATCCGGGGTGAACTCGTAACGTTAAAGCCTTATCAAGTCTTGTGTTCCATGGTCCGGCTGGCCGAAGATTGGGGCTGGCACCGCTCCACAGTGTGGGACTTTTTGCGGGCACTGCGGGCCAACGGACTGGCGGTCATCAATACCGACCATAAGGTGACCATCTTGACACTTTTTCCCGACGGGGATGCGTCCAACGAAATCAGCGACTTGCTCAGTTCCGAGGACCCGCTTAACTTCTGCCCTTCCGGAAAGGGGAAATCGCATTCAACCGACAGCCCACCGGCACATTCTAAGAGTAAAGAGTCTTTATTGAATTCTATTTTAGATTCAAAGAAAGAATTCTTAGAATCGTCCGGCAGGGCGTCCGGCCCCTTCGAAGGCCACGAGTTCACCGACTTCCTCCGCTCGCGGCTTACCGGACCCGACCGGGTGCGGTTGACCCCGGACATTCTGCCGCGGCTGCGGGCCGAGTATCTGGATAAACTGATTTCCGAAGGTCGCTTGAACGTCGCGGAGAAAGACCGTATATTGTTGAGTTCAAACGGCATGTAAACACGTGTCCGGAACGATGAACGATAAACGATGAACGAGGAACGCACGCCATCCTCCTTCGGCGCGGGTCGTCTTTCAGCATTTCAGATTTTCAGCCTTTCAGCATTCTTTTGCATGTACCCCATTCTCTTCACCATCGGTCCCTTTTCCCTGCACACCTACGGCCTGGCCATGGCGGTGGCGTTTGGGCTGGGAATCTGGATTGCCATGAAACGGGCGGACGCGCACGGCTTTGGAGCCAAGTACGCGCTCGACCTGTCCATCATGATTCTGATCTTCTCTCTGGTGGGTGCGCGCTTCGCCTATGTGGTCACCCACTGGGATGAGTTCGCGCAGCATCCGCTGGACATTATCTCGCCGGTGCAGCACAACGGGCAGATCGGCATTGCCGGCCTGGTGCTGCTGGGCGGTGTGGCCGCGGCGTTCGCCACGGTGTATTATTACTCCCGCCGGCATGGCCACACATTCCTGTCGACCACCGATCTGTTTATTCCGTCGACGGCGCTGGGAATTGCCATTGGCCGGGTGGGCTGCTTTTTCAACGGCTGCTGTTTCGGCGAACCGTGTGACGCCGCGTGGTGCGTGGTCTTTCCCAAGGACAGCCTGGCGGGGTACATCTTCCCCAACACGCCGGTCCATCCCACGCAGCTTTATGAAACCACCGCCATGCTGCTGCTGTTCGGCGCGATGATGTTTTATGACCGCCATCGCCATCCCGAAGGCCGCATGACGGGCATTTTTCTGCTGGCGTACGGTGTGTGGCGGTTCTTCAATGAGAGCCTGCGCTGGTACGAAAACGAGATGATCGTCTTTCAGACCGACGCCTTCCGCCTGACCGTCTCGCAGGTCCTGTCCGCCATCATGGTGGTTTGCGGCGCGTACTTGCTGTGGAGATCGTACCGGAAAGGTGCGGCGCGGTCAAATGCCTCAACCCTGCCGAGCCGGGTTGAGCCGTAAGATGCCTTAGCCAGAACCGAGTACACAACCCGGCCGAAATGCCACCCCACGCACCGCCGAGCCGGGTTGAGCCGAACGCCGTACTGACCGTGACGAAGAACACAACCCGGCCGAAACTATGCGCCGTCGGCACGCACTTTACTCTTACCCTCACACCCTCCACTTCGTGACCACCGTTACCGCAGTGCGAGGGAAATGGTTTGTGGAGGAGGCGGTTTGCACGCGCATTCTGAAACGGTTTGAAAGCTGCTTGCAGCGGTTCGGTCTTGATTGTTGTGGCTATGTTCTGATGCCCGACCACATCCACACCCTATTGCGGCAAGTGGAGGAAGGGCTCATCATCTCAAAGTTTATGCAGGCCTTCAAGCGCGAAACCTCGGCATATGCGCGCCCGAAGTCCTACACGGCATCATCGCTGTGGCTCCCGCACTTCGATGATGTTCCCATACCAAATTCCAAAGCGGCGGCAACCCGGCTGTCGTACATGAACTACAACCCACTACGGCGGGGGCTTGCCGATGAGGTTGAGAAGTACTTATGGTCCAGCGCCCGGGATTATGCCGGTGCAGGTCATGGCATAGTGACAGTGACGAATCCTTTCACTGGAGAAGTCTTCGGACCGGGGCGGGCTGCGGAGGCTTAGTTTCGGTCGGGTTGTGTCCTCGGCGCATGTGAATGAATGGTCCGGCTCAACCCGGCTCGGCAAGGTTTCGGTCGGGTTGTGTCCTCGGCGCGTGTGAATGAAAGATCCGGCTCAACCCGACTCGGCAAGGGTTAGGTCGGGTTGTGTCCTCGGCGCATGTGAATGAATGGTCCGGCTCAACCCGACTCGGCAGGGGTTGGGTGCTCGGCGGGCAAAAAAAGAGAAGCACCTTGTTCCTCACCTTTGAAGGCATCGACGGCAGCGGGAAGTCAACACAGATTGCCCGCACAGAAAACTACCTGAAGGCGCGCGGCTTTGATGTGCTGGTGGCGCGTGAACCGGGCGGGACGCGGCTGGGAGAAGCCATCCGCGCCATTCTGCTGGACCCGCGCTGGAGTGAGATGACCGCCCGCGCGGAATTCTTTTTGTATTCGGCCTCGCGCGCGCAGCTTGTGGAGCAGACCGTGCGGCCACATCTTGCCAAAGAGCGCGCGGTGATGATTCTCGACCGCTACGATGATTCGTCGTCGGCCTATCAGGGCGGCGGGCGCGAACTGGGCCTCGATGCCATCGAAGCAATCAACCGTTTTGCCACGGGCGGACTGGCACCCGATATGACCTTTGTGCTGGATCTGGACTGGCCGACCTCCTGTGCGCGGCGCGCCAAGGCGGGAATGGAAAATGACCGCCTCGAGCAGAATGCCCATGACTTTTTCGAGCGTACCCGCGCCGCCTATCACGACCTCGCCGCGCGCCATCCCGGCCGCATGGTGCTGATCGACGCCACGCAGAGCGAAGACGCGGTGTTTGCAGAGATCAAGCAGGCGCTGGAAGAGAAATTGCCCCTATCCTGACTTTCCCGTCCCGTGATAAATCGGGGTCCCACAGTAAGAGAAGGGAGAAGAACCCCCTTCTGATTCCCCCTTTTTCAAAGGGGGAAGGGCCGTCGGATCTCCCCCGTTTACGGGGGATTCAGGGGGTCTGGTCTCCCCCCTTAGAATAAGGGGGGACCAAGGGGGGTATTTCTTTCAGCATTTCGGATTTTTCCAAGGTGTGAAAACAAAATAATATGGCAGAACCTTCTTCCGGCATCCTGACCACTGAGCAGGTGCTTTCGGTGGGTCAAAAACTGTTTGAACTGCGGCCGCTCTCCGAGGTGCTGGATGCCGTATTGACCGCCTGTGCCAGCGCCATGCGCGCGGAAACGGCCATGGTCTTTTTGAAGGATGAGCAGGGACTGCCGCAGGTGGCCGCGCAGAGTTACAAAGGCGCCGGGCAGCCGCGCACTCTGGCCGACGTCTCCTCTTCGATGCTCGACGATGTGTTTGCCAAGGGTGAACCGGTGCTCACCGAAAGCGCGATTGAAGACCCGCGCTTCTCGGGCCGCTCCTCGATTATTCTGCAGGGCATTCAGTCGGCAGTGATCATGCCGCTCTCCGGCAAGGGCGGAGTGTTCGGCGCGATTTACCTCGACAGCCGCTCGGACCGCACGCGCTTTCTGAAGGCTAATCTTGGCCCGTTGTCCACGCTGGCGGCCTTCTCCACACTGGCCATCGAAAACGCGCGGCGCTATGAGCATGCGCGCCGCAGTCATCAGAGCGGAGAGGCCGGGCAACTGGTGGGATCATCTCCCGCCATGCAGGAGCTGTTTAACCTGATCGAACGCGTGGCCGGATCGGATCTGCCCGCGCTGATTCTCGGCGAATCGGGCACAGGCAAAGAGTTGGCCGCGCGGGAGATTCACACCCGCAGCCCGCGCAAGGAGAAACCGTTCCTCGCGCTCTACTGCGGCAATGTGTCCGATCAGCTTTTCGAAAGTGAACTCTTCGGCCATAAGAAAGGCTCCTTCACCGGAGCCACCGCCGATAAGCAGGGCCTGGTGGAAGCCGCCGCCGGCGGCTCGCTGTTTCTGGATGAAGTGGCGGACATTCCCGCCGACCTGCAGACCAAGCTGCTGCGCTTTCTGCAGGAAGGGGAATACCGCGCGGTGGGCGACACAAAAGTGCGCAAGGCCGACGTGCGGATTATTACCGCCACTAACCGCGATCTGCGCAAGGAAGTCAGGGAAGGCCGCTTCCGCGACGATCTGTTTTACCGCCTGTATATTCTGCCGGTGACCATGCCGCCGCTGCGCGCCCGCGCCACGGATGTGCCGCATCTGGTCCGGCATTTTTTAGACAAATACGCTCCCAAGGGCCGCGGGGCCAGCGGCATCTCTCCCGACGCGCTGCGTCGGCTGACTTCTTACGGTTGGCCGGGTAATGTGCGGGAACTGGAGAACACCGTCGCCCGGGCGATGGTCGTCGCGCGCGGCGACCGGATCGAAGCCGATGACGTGCTGCTGCCCGAAGGCATGGCCTTGCAGGACAGCCTCGACGATCTGAGCTGGAAGGGCGCGGAGAAGCGGCATATCCTGTTCGTGCTGAACCAGTGCGGCGGGAACAAGAGCCGCACGGCGGAGGTGCTGGGCATCTCGCGCCGCTATCTGCACTACCGCCTCAAGGAATGGGAAGACGGCATCGAATCGCCCGAGGGAGCCGACCTGAAACCCGATAACGAAAAAGGAACTCGCCTATGAAGCGCGTGCTCTCCGGCATGGGCTGCGGCCTGGTGCTGATGTGCCTCGTTGCCG contains:
- the lgt gene encoding prolipoprotein diacylglyceryl transferase, which gives rise to MYPILFTIGPFSLHTYGLAMAVAFGLGIWIAMKRADAHGFGAKYALDLSIMILIFSLVGARFAYVVTHWDEFAQHPLDIISPVQHNGQIGIAGLVLLGGVAAAFATVYYYSRRHGHTFLSTTDLFIPSTALGIAIGRVGCFFNGCCFGEPCDAAWCVVFPKDSLAGYIFPNTPVHPTQLYETTAMLLLFGAMMFYDRHRHPEGRMTGIFLLAYGVWRFFNESLRWYENEMIVFQTDAFRLTVSQVLSAIMVVCGAYLLWRSYRKGAARSNASTLPSRVEP
- a CDS encoding 2-oxo acid dehydrogenase subunit E2: MLVDFKLPDLGEGIDSGDVVRMMVKVGDEIRAEQPLVELETGKAVVEVPSNTAGRVAAILTKEGEKVTVGQPLVKIETDASADISKVEAVPAPEPEKERPPQVERSVPPARDHVSPQLRQPAPASPAPGTASNGGSRDGVDIPASPIVRRMARERGIDLSTVKGSGSGGRITEEDLKTAQAPRPIAPTMGAAAQLPDFSRWGNVERKPMTSVRQATAEHLTRAWTTIPQVTQYDHADVTELDVLRKRYAANVEQMGGKLTVTAVLLKVVASALRQFPRFNTSVDMPARAIIAKDYVNVGVAVNTERGLLVPVIRDADKKNILDLSVELAKLTERAHKRELKPADLEGGTFSITNLGTIGGTHFTPIINWPEVSILGISRGAMEPVWKEDKFEPRLLLPLSLSYDHRVIDGADGARFLRWICEALEQPFFLALEG
- a CDS encoding M20/M25/M40 family metallo-hydrolase, translating into MRTALLLFLTAFQLFSLSAFGAAPPYPPSASIQAVVNQISADSLRAYIEQLSSFHTRHTYSDTASGTVGIGAAMGWVRAKAGSFGTDGRYFELVPYTQSWGGQPVVRHNVMCHVVGTENDSVRYLIGGHLDSRAANISDVTSLAPGADDNGSSCAAFLELLRVLPDSFAHNLDVIWFTGEEEGLYGSAALANEMATQQERVDGMICMDMIGHIALANGAVDSSSVRLYADGASDQGGTSSPSRQLQRYLRWVGESYVPDFDMHLIAAADRPGRGSDHLSFSAAGFPALRVIERNEDLAFQHNPNDVIGNMSCSYARKVAMVTFGGLLTMLQSPARPAPPLLNWENATLLHGQIPDSVALPQGGHFFLAIRNYYSSDFDSIVDLGTGREFSYTVADQAVIYGFSISRSNAAGFPSPFSSEIQSFTAEAGPARDLLPNRINLHAYPNPFNNDVTLSYELPVAGTVHLSVFDIMGRRVADLVSRPFSAGTQRAVWSPQRAASGIYLVRLDTDHDTITQKILYLR
- the aceE gene encoding pyruvate dehydrogenase (acetyl-transferring), homodimeric type, which encodes MNDITHKSPIERNGRDGHTIDLDPTELREWIDSYDYVLKSEGAQHAGELLRRVRGYAERQGVPVTMTLNTPYVNTIPLENQPPFPGDREMERRIKSLTRWNALAMVVRANRRDPVIGGHISTYQSIATLYEIGYNHFFRGKNDPSGGDLIYFQGHSSPGIYSRAFLIGRLTEDDLDNFRAELAPGGGLSSYPHPWLMPDFWEFPTVSMGLGPIMAIYQAQFNHYLQDRGLKSVSQQKIWCFMGDGECDEPEALGSISLAGREKLDNLIFVVNCNLQRLDGPVRGNGKVIQELEAVFRGAGWNVIKVIWGEDWDPLLEQDHDGALLRRMEDALDGDYQKYSVEPGSYTREHFFGTDPRLLKMVENLSDDQIQRMRRGGHDPLKVYAAYKAAVEHRGSPTVILAKTIKGYGLGEAGQARNVAHQQKKLETQAVREFADRFQIEIPRGSEDTVPYFKPPEDSPEMVYMRETRARLGGFAPKRIVSCPGLDLLPSDFMDEFYKGTEGREVSTTMVMVRIIAKLLRDPKLGKLIAPIVPDEARTFGMESLFRQFGIYSHMGQLYQPVDAENLLYYREATDGQILEEGITEAGAMSAFIAAGTSYANHGLPVIPFFLLYSMFGPQRIGDLLWAAGDIRTRGFLIGATAGRTTLAGEGLQHQDGHSHLLVYPHPTLLAYDPAYAYELAVIIRDGMKRMYTDQESLFYYITVMNENYAQPAMPDGSEEGILRGAYRLRGPLEPNAKPDLHLLGSGTILNEVVHAQEMLAEKYGVSADVWSVTSYKSLYYDAMSADRWNMLHPSDKPRVPYVSGLFAGSTQPFVAASDYVKALPDSISAYLPGPLHSLGTDGFGRSDGRDSLRAFFEVDRRYVTYAALYQLFRAGKLKANVLAQAIKDLQIDPEKEEPVKA
- a CDS encoding transposase, whose protein sequence is MRRRHALYSYPHTLHFVTTVTAVRGKWFVEEAVCTRILKRFESCLQRFGLDCCGYVLMPDHIHTLLRQVEEGLIISKFMQAFKRETSAYARPKSYTASSLWLPHFDDVPIPNSKAAATRLSYMNYNPLRRGLADEVEKYLWSSARDYAGAGHGIVTVTNPFTGEVFGPGRAAEA